The following proteins are encoded in a genomic region of Ostrea edulis chromosome 7, xbOstEdul1.1, whole genome shotgun sequence:
- the LOC125646330 gene encoding uncharacterized protein LOC125646330, producing the protein MADSGLLKEILDSLNDPDTVQLFATVNGLTGDAEVENRLRELQWEKHIDDLWQEVLSEMESPTKKIRPSQEDGDQPSTSGQSGGGGSSEDPLEKPYFIWKRDTRTFKKNLARDTTFKVKFNEQWKGDKLLDIHNKLHDMFDDLLSEARGHDADLGRVVISHSSLNNPIVVPLQSWENLNADVVLSEITKVLNSNESLSVDENLLITIGSIDLPKGGGNPRKLPITSLFGPKNSVERKRSLFHVQNDNNVCMAISIGLCYLKTCEKVDAVTWTNLVGKDAGTMFDHIIKHRTVTRSYYNNILKTSRKKMQTELAMWLCERAGVPTDRYLGLNDIEPFETLLGVCINVVSSRVGNKFVRVTEDEDKPRLYLYHVDTETEKHWHGIASIQGFFKASYFCHTCLKPYNDKSKHTCTTSCEVCLHDHCPETNVQIGCRTCGRVCRSVACFKRHKKQRVVKKESYPPPCELFHQCKKCRVILHCCKRSPDLHVCQEWQCPNCLEYQIGEHHCYQKPCGCDLEKRDKKFIFYDFETRQEDIFHCEQGYRPSCIRCDQCVKKERQCVDCRLCQNCRDPSCGLQQHKVNFAVLQTTCHICEKRELVEGASCNYCGTRCEQCSRTHKGEYVNPPCPDTCGKREVVFSGDNAAEQFCAFVTSEHCKNSILIAHNAKSFDLYPVLEVLIDRHSIRPSKIIYNGSKIMYMHIAHKLNLTFVDSLNFLPMKLAKIPDAFGLQELCKGYFPHLFNTKANQNYVGPYPKLKYYGYDFMSAGERKKLAEWHATKRDETFNFREEMLQYCRSDVDILRRGCLEFRNLVIKVTTLTEETVQANGIIKKTSSGGVDPFDFVTIASVCMGIFKSLFLKGKSKIEITKDGESDLYDIRHHKSLEGVHLGDSWTSLVDLRKDDNVQIGKRHFKSPVAVVPSQGYTKRDNYSKISIQWLEWLMEKSRQRGNPIVISHALNGGEFQVPGTNYRCDGFVKIPGGNGTIYEFYGCVFHGCPNCFPDDRNTIKHPSTNQTIKELYDMTKHREKELKNLGYKLVIVWEHQFKFQLEKNVALQQFVSTLDLQDRLDPRDSFFGGRTNAIKLHYKAAEDETIQYFDFTSLYPWTNKYCRYPVGHPTIITDDFQDLSQYFGLAKIKILPPRKLYHPVLPYNSNGKLKFPLCKTCADSENQNECTCSVEERSITGTWCTPEIQMATSKGYEILKIYEVYHFAESSKYDVESCEGGLFAQYVNMFLKIKQEASGFPAECDTEETKRKYIREYKENEGIQLEYEKIKKNPGLRCLAKLCLNSFWGKFGQRLGMQQSVFIHESEAENFFQMLSDPTKVPHNFHIVSRDILQLEWSNNPLFASFDNKTNIFLASFTTMWARLKLYGVLDKLNENVLYFDTDSVIFKTKKSDNLNYLPIGNHLGELTNEISPQDGYIVEFVSGGPKNYAYRTLSGKEECKVRGFTLNWANSKLINFQAIKSIICTSHDRQIEIVNPCKISRDSRKRKLLNRVETKNYKMVYTKRRILPNLDTLPFGF; encoded by the exons ATGGCAGACAGCGGTTTATTAAAAGAAATCCTGGACTCCTTGAATGACCCAGACACCGTGCAGTTGTTTGCTACAGTTAATGGTCTTACTGGTGATGCCGAGGTCGAGAACAGATTAAGGGAGCTCCAGTGGGAAAAGCACATCGATGACTTATGGCAGGAGGTTCTTTCCGAGATGGAATCCCCAACTAAAAAAATTAGACCATCCCAAGAGGATGGCGATCAACCCTCTACGAGTGGGCagtcggggggtggggggagtTCCGAGGACCCATTAGAAAAACCCTATTTCATTTGGAAGAGAGACACTCGAACATTTAAGAAAAACTTGGCCCGCGACACCACGTTTAAGGTCAAATTTAACGAGCAGTGGAAGGGGGATAAATTGTTAGATATACATAACAAGTTGCACGATATGTTCGACGACCTGTTGTCAGAGGCCCGGGGTCACGATGCGGATCTGGGAAGGGTGGTCATCAGTCATTCGAGTTTAAACAATCCGATCGTCGTGCCGCTACAATCCTGGGAAAATCTGAATGCAGATGTCGTCCTGTCCGAGATCACCAAAGTACTTAATTCGAACGAAAGCTTGTCCGTGGACGAAAATCTGTTGATCACCATAGGGTCCATCGATTTGCCCAAAGGGGGAGGTAACCCTAGAAAATTACCCATCACGTCTCTCTTTGGTCCTAAAAATAGCGTAGAAAGAAAGAGATCGCTTTTTCACGTACAAAATGATAACAACGTATGTATGGCCATTTCCATTGGTCTCTGTTACCTGAAAACGTGTGAAAAAGTAGATGCTGTTACGTGGACAAATTTAGTGGGGAAAGATGCCGGAACAATGTTCGACCATATCATCAAGCACCGTACTGTTACTCGATCCTATTAcaacaatatcttgaaaacctcgagaaaaaaaatgcaaacgGAGTTGGCGATGTGGCTGTGTGAAAGAGCCGGAGTTCCTACTGACAGATATTTAGGTTTGAACGACATCGAACCATTCGAAACCTTACTTGGTGTCTGTATCAACGTTGTGTCCTCAAGAGTAGGGAATAAATTTGTCAGGGTGACGGAGGACGAGGACAAGCCACGTCTGTATTTATATCACGTGGACACAGAAACTGAAAAACACTGGCACGGGATTGCCAGCATACAAGGCTTTTTTAAGGCATCGTATTTTTGCCATACTTGTTTAAAACCGTATAATGATAAATCCAAACACACGTGTACCACCTCGTGTGAGGTTTGCTTACATGACCACTGTCCAGAAACAAATGTCCAAATAGGTTGTCGAACCTGTGGACGGGTCTGTCGTTCCGTGGCGTGTTTTAAACGTCATAAAAAACAAAGAGTCGTCAAGAAAGAGAGTTATCCTCCTCCTTGCGAACTGTTTCACCAATGTAAAAAATGTAGGGTCATTCTACATTGCTGTAAACGCTCTCCCGACTTGCACGTTTGTCAAGAATGGCAGTGCCCTAACTGTCTAGAATATCAAATAGGAGAACATCATTGTTATCAAAAACCGTGTGGATGTGATTTAGAAAAAAGAGacaaaaaatttattttctacgATTTTGAGACGCGTCAAGAGGACATCTTTCATTGCGAGCAAGGGTATCGACCGTCTTGCATCAGATGCGACCAATGTGTCAAAAAAGAACGCCAGTGTGTAGACTGTAGACTCTGTCAGAACTGTCGTGATCCGTCCTGTGGTCTACAACAACACAAAGTCAACTTTGCCGTGCTGCAGACCACCTGTCACATATGTGAGAAAAGGGAACTGGTGGAGGGCGCCTCCTGTAATTACTGCGGAACACGGTGTGAGCAATGCTCCCGAACCCATAAAGGTGAATATGTGAACCCCCCTTGTCCCGACACTTGTGGAAAAAGGGAAGTGGTGTTTTCTGGCGACAACGCCGCCGAGCAGTTCTGTGCTTTCGTCACCAGTGAACATTGTAAAAATTCGATCTTGATTGCCCACAATGCCAAAAGTTTCGACTTGTATCCGGTTTTAGAAGTGCTCATAGACCGTCACTCTATTCGACCTAGCAAGATCATTTACAACGGttctaaaatcatgtacatgcacattGCGCACAAATTAAATTTGACTTTTGTGGATTCCCTCAATTTCCTGCCCATGAAGCTTGCCAAAATACCAGATGCCTTCGGTCTACAGGAACTCTGTAAGGGATACTTTCCCCATTTATTTAATACTAAAGCCAATCAAAACTACGTGGGGCCGTATCCAAAGTTGAAGTACTACGGATACGATTTCATGTCGGCCGGGGAGCGGAAAAAGCTTGCCGAATGGCATGCAACGAAACGAGACGAAACCTTTAACTTTCGAGAAGAAATGTTGCAATATTGTCGCTCGGACGTTGATATATTGAGGCGGGGGTGTCTAGAATTTAGAAACTTGGTGATCAAGGTGACAACTCTAACAGAGGAAACGGTTCAAGCAAACGGAATCATCAAGAAAACGAGCTCGGGTGGAGTCGACCCCTTTGATTTTGTCACCATTGCAAGTGTCTGCATGGGGATATTCAAGTCGCTCTTTTTGAAGggaaaaagtaaaatagaaaTCACCAAAGATGGTGAATCGGATTTGTACGACATTCGTCATCATAAGAGTTTAGAGGGGGTCCATCTCGGTGATTCTTGGACGTCTCTCGTCGATTTAAGAAAGGACGACAATGTACAGATAGGAAAACGACATTTCAAAAGTCCCGTGGCAGTAGTACCATCTCAAGGATACACGAAGCGCGACAATTACAGCAAAATTTCCATCCAGTGGCTGGAGTGGTTGATGGAAAAAAGTCGTCAGCGGGGTAACCCCATTGTCATTTCCCACGCTCTCAACGGTGGTGAATTCCAAGTGCCAGGGACCAATTACAGATGTGACGGGTTTGTCAAGATTCCTGGCGGAAACGGAACCATTTATGAATTCTATG GTTGTGTATTCCACGGTTGTCCCAACTGTTTCCCAGACGATAGGAATACCATCAAACACCCGTCTACCAATCAGACCATCAAAGAATTGTACGACATGACCAAACACAGAGAAAAGGAATTGAAAAATCTGGGATACAAATTGGTCATTGTGTGGGAGCatcaatttaaatttcaattgGAGAAGAATGTAGCTTTGCAACAATTCGTGTCCACCCTAGATCTCCAAGACAGACTCGACCCACGTGACAGTTTTTTCGGTGGTCGCACCAATGCCATCAAACTGCATTATAAAGCTGCAGAAGACGAAACAATCCAATATTTCGATTTTACCAGTCTCTATCCCTGGACCAACAAGTATTGTCGGTATCCCGTCGGCCATCCGACCATCATAACGGACGATTTTCAGGACTTGTCGCAATATTTTGGACTggctaaaataaaaattctcCCCCCTAGAAAACTTTATCATCCCGTACTTCCATACAATTCGAATGGAAAATTGAAGTTCCCACTTTGTAAAACGTGTGCAGACagtgaaaatcaaaatgaatgtaCATGCTCTGTTGAAGAGAGATCCATCACGGGCACGTGGTGTACTCCTGAAATTCAAATGGCAACGTCAAAAGGGTACGAAATCTTGAAAATCTATGAAGTTTATCATTTTGCCGAGTCTTCCAAATACGATGTCGAGTCGTGTGAGGGGGGATTATTCGCTCAGTATGtgaacatgtttttaaaaataaaacaggagGCTTCCGGATTTCCGGCCGAATGCGACACGGAAGAGACCAAAAGAAAATACATTAGGGAATACAAAGAAAACGAAGGTATCCAATTAGagtatgaaaaaattaaaaaaaatcccggTTTGCGATGTTTAGCGAAACTTTGTCTGAATAGCTTTTGGGGGAAATTTGGTCAGAGGTTGGGCATGCAACAATCCGTGTTCATTCACGAATCGGAAGCCgaaaatttttttcaaatgctctCAGATCCTACAAAAGTACCACACAACTTTCACATTGTTTCGAGAGACATTCTTCAATTAGAATGGAGTAACAACCCCCTATTCGCGTCATTCGACAATAAAACTAATATATTCTTGGCCTCTTTTACCACCATGTGGGCTCGACTGAAATTGTATGGCGTTCTCGACAAATTAAACGAGAACGTCTTGTATTTCGATACAGACAGTGTCATCTTCAAGACAAAAAAGTCGGACAACTTGAATTATCTCCCCATAGGTAATCACCTGGGAGAATTGACTAATGAAATCTCTCCACAAGACGGGTACATTGTCGAATTCGTTTCTGGGGGTCCTAAAAACTACGCTTACCGCACACTGTCGGGAAAAGAAGAATGCAAAGTTAGAGGGTTTACACTTAACTGGGCCAACTCGAAACTTATCAATTTCCAGGCTATCAAGTCGATAATCTGTACCTCACACGACCGACaaattgaaattgtcaacccTTGTAAAATATCGAGAGACAGCAGAAAGCGAAAATTGTTAAATAGGGTTGAAACTAAAAATTATAAGATGGTTTACACTAAAAGGAGAATTCTTCCTAATTTAGACACGTTGCCATTTGGATTTTGA
- the LOC130048637 gene encoding uncharacterized protein F54H12.2-like encodes MAFLSSDNKDIAQPMELSLFASPTNQVAVEKVYFTEARPISSIGVSDTPIEIVVSGSGAEYIDLKRSKLYVKARILKADGTALAENEKTGIVNLPLQSMFSQMDVYLNNKLVSFNTNNYPWKAYFKTILFSGRDELSSQKQSELFFKEEGNLSDANAYNGGNAGLVVRYGYTQQSAVFELEGNLMEDVFDIDKYLINGVDIYIKLFRSSAPFVIMSAESSPAFKLELLDVVYKVAKVRVDPGVLLNHSKQIEATPVKYTIMRNELKMNTIPKGSTEFYWDNIFPQAVPDRIVVALVDQKAVNGDYTANPFNFEHMGLTDVGIYVNGESVPGRPLKTDFSAGLYSAAYARLFEASGKWNNDAGLIITRDNFGSGYSLFVFTIDSCGFGEEYLNLIRRGNTRLELKFKQATTKAANAIVFATFSSLLEVDKSRDINYIQP; translated from the coding sequence ATGGCCTTTTTAAGCAGTGATAATAAAGACATAGCTCAACCTATGGAACTGTCTCTTTTTGCGTCTCCAACAAATCAGGTAGCGGTCGAAAAAGTGTACTTTACAGAAGCAAGACCGATTTCTAGCATAGGAGTATCCGATACACCAATCGAAATCGTAGTATCTGGTTCGGGGGCAGaatacattgatttaaaaaggAGTAAATTGTATGTGAAAGCCCGAATTTTGAAAGCAGATGGAACGGCGCTGGCAGAAAATGAAAAAACGGGCATTGTAAATTTACCACTTCAAAGTATGTTTTCCCAGATGGATGTCTACTTGAACAACAAATTAGTTTCTTTCAACACAAACAACTATCCGTGGAAGGCCTATTTCAAGACAATTTTATTCAGCGGGAGAGACGAACTTAGTTCACAGAAACAATCCGAGCTGTTTTTTAAAGAAGAGGGAAACCTGAGTGACGCCAATGCATACAATGGGGGGAATGCTGGACTGGTCGTGCGGTATGGATACACTCAGCAAAGTGCAGTCTTTGAGTTGGAAGGAAACCTGATGGAAGATGTCtttgatatagataaatatttgataaacgGGGTAGACATTTACATCAAACTCTTTAGATCCAGTGCCCCGTTTGTCATTATGTCGGCTGAATCTTCACCAGCTTTCAAATTAGAGTTACTGGACGTTGTGTACAAAGTAGCCAAAGTGCGAGTAGACCCTGGCGTTCTACTGAATCATAGTAAACAGATAGAAGCAACCCCCGTGAAGTATACTATCATGcgaaatgaattgaaaatgaatactaTTCCTAAAGGATCCACAGAGTTTTACTGGGACAACATTTTTCCTCAAGCGGTACCCGATCGCATCGTGGTGGCCTTGGTGGACCAGAAAGCCGTCAATGGGGACTACACCGCTAACCCCTTTAACTTTGAGCATATGGGGTTAACAGACGTCGGAATATACGTTAACGGAGAAAGTGTACCCGGTAGACCGCTCAAAACAGACTTCTCAGCGGGACTGTATTCAGCAGCTTACGCTCGTTTGTTTGAAGCCTCGGGAAAATGGAACAATGATGCCGGACTGATCATCACTCGTGATAATTTTGGAAGTGGATATTCGCTGTTTGTTTTCACTATTGATTCCTGTGGATTTGGAGAAGAGTATTTAAATCTGATTCGTCGGGGAAACACCAGACTGGAACTGAAATTTAAACAAGCAACAACTAAAGCTGCTAACGCAATTGTATTTGCTACCTTTTCATCTCTACTGGAAGTCGACAAATCACGTGATATCAACTACATTCAACCATGA
- the LOC125661429 gene encoding uncharacterized protein LOC125661429 has translation MIFTSPEQVSERIRVNFIFFIVRVLMWTEMEDKHQNLIKANYTILVKKMMAIRVAEHLYASNIITDEMRQRIEAEKTSYDQSRKLISIILRRGSRAFVGFRMALMKANQADLSRLLMNNDDDTKSEYEKKLAMARSLVIPTKERGDSGNQSKKATHPQSQEPRCRISLDDFNDLFLTVMPYKGTVYVHIRHLAESHGRLIATKKGVTFPLARWLKFESLLPDIQDYIDNIGKENGEVQWHIGGGVFVSLSPGYPTVDIRHFWKPDDAPEPIPTKKGVTLNGNKLARLRDALEEMHESVPELKDTELCMFSESHQNQLGMLDCPECTPFGYDAQDNMSKECNVGDLQDVKSIESDLD, from the coding sequence ATGATTTTCACCAGTCCTGAACAAGTCTCAGAGAGGATACGGGttaacttcattttttttattgtgagaGTTTTGATGTGGACAGAGATGGAGGATAAACATCAAAACCTTATTAAGGCAAACTACACTATATTGGTGAAGAAGATGATGGCAATTCGAGTCGCGGAACATTTGTATGCTTCAAACATAATTACCGACGAAATGAGGCAACGCATAGAAGCCGAGAAAACCAGTTACGACCAAAGCAGAAAACTGATTAGTATCATTTTACGTCGAGGATCGAGGGCTTTTGTGGGATTCCGAATGGCCTTAATGAAAGCCAATCAAGCTGATTTATCGAGACTCTTGATGAATAATGACGATGATACGAAGTCTGAATACGAAAAGAAATTAGCTATGGCAAGATCTTTAGTCATTCCTACCAAAGAAAGAGGAGATTCCGGAAACCAATCAAAGAAAGCTACACACCCTCAGTCTCAGGAGCCAAGATGTAGGATAAGTCTGGATGACTTTAATGACCTGTTCCTCACCGTCATGCCTTACAAGGGAACGGTTTACGTTCACATTCGCCATCTCGCAGAATCCCATGGTCGTCTCATTGCCACAAAGAAAGGAGTCACCTTTCCTTTGGCTCGTTGGTTAAAATTTGAATCCCTTCTTCCAGATATCCAAGACTACATAGACAACATTGGAAAGGAGAATGGAGAAGTGCAGTGGCATATTGGCGGAGGCGTGTTCGTCTCATTGTCACCCGGCTACCCTACAGTGGATATAAGACACTTTTGGAAGCCCGACGATGCCCCAGAACCCATACCGACAAAGAAGGGTGTCACTTTGAACGGAAACAAACTAGCCAGACTTAGAGATGCCCTTGAAGAAATGCATGAATCTGTTCCAGAGCTCAAAGACACCGAACTCTGTATGTTCAGCGAATCTCATCAAAATCAACTTGGAATGTTAGACTGTCCCGAATGTACCCCGTTCGGTTACGATGCCCAAGACAATATGTCCAAGGAATGCAATGTGGGAGATTTACAGGACGTGAAATCGATTGAGAGTGATCTTGATTGA
- the LOC125647409 gene encoding uncharacterized protein LOC125647409 translates to MSNYTDYLKDLYYTPGKPGAFAGPEKLYQAVKQEGKYKIGRRRIRQFLNNEDSYSLYKPIRKTFPRSKVIVNTIDSMWDGDLADVSNIASHNDGYKFLLVLIDIFSRYLFIVPLTNKHHQNIIDGLKSVFQTGRKPHTLRTDKGSEFKNRWVKTFLKKEGINVIYTQNETKANYAERVIRTMKNLMYRYFMKNKTYRFVNVLQDLVKSYNNRPHRSLGGNAPLTVNQGNADEIRLDAYLAGTKPKSDLRKKNGNQHTSKKTMKKRVKPFFKLKVGDNVRISQLKHPFQRDYQQKWTEEFFKVVKRYKRGQIPVYKVQDLADDPIEGTFYQSELQKVVKSEDVAYRVEKILKRRRRGKTKEVFVKWEGWPKKFNSWIPESSLEKQ, encoded by the coding sequence ATGTCAAACTACACGGATTACTTGAAGGATCTCTACTACACTCCCGGTAAACCGGGAGCATTTGCTGGTCCCGAAAAATTGTATCAAGCCGTTAAACAGGAAGGCAAATACAAGATTGGCAGAAGGAGAATAAGACAATTTTTAAACAACGAAGACTCATATAGTCTTTATAAGCCTATTCGTAAGACGTTTCCGCGCTCTAAAGTAATAGTGAACACAATCGACTCTATGTGGGATGGTGACTTAGCCGACGTCAGTAATATTGCATCTCACAACGACGGTTACAAATTCTTATTGGTTTTAATTGACATATTTAGTCGATATTTATTTATAGTCCCCTTGACAAATAAACATCATCAAAACATCATCGATGGTTTAAAATCAGTTTTTCAAACTGGACGAAAACCACACACCCTTAGAACAGACAAAGGTAGCGAATTCAAAAATCGTTGGGTAAAGACGTTTCTGAAAAAAGAAGGAATTAACgtgatatacacacaaaatGAAACCAAAGCAAATTATGCGGAGAGAGTGATTCGTACCATGAAGAACCTTATGTATCGCTatttcatgaaaaacaaaacttacCGATTTGTGAATGTGTTGCAAGACTTGGTGAAAAGTTACAACAACAGACCTCACAGATCTTTGGGTGGCAATGCTCCCCTTACTGTCAACCAGGGAAATGCTGATGAAATAAGACTCGATGCTTATCTTGCGGGAACAAAACCAAAATCGGATCTGAGAAAAAAGAATGGTAACCAGCATACATccaagaaaacaatgaaaaaaagaGTAAAACCATTTTTCAAGTTAAAAGTTGGAGATAATGTCAGGATATCACAGCTTAAACACCCTTTTCAAAGAGACTATCAACAGAAATGGACAGAAGAATTTTTCAAAGTCGTTAAAAGATACAAAAGGGGTCAAATACCTGTATACAAAGTACAAGATTTGGCAGACGATCCTATAGAAGGCACCTTCTACCAATCTGAGCTTCAAAAAGTTGTCAAGTCTGAAGATGTTGCCTATAGAGttgaaaaaattcttaaaagGAGGCGTCGTGGAAAAACCAAAGAAGTATTTGTAAAATGGGAAGGATGGCCTAAGAAATTCAATTCTTGGATTCCAGAAAGCTCTCTGGAAAAGCAATAA